A single window of Nocardia sp. NBC_01327 DNA harbors:
- a CDS encoding DUF6630 family protein: protein MSEHSRPQPSPLPCSAEYALISTAVLLAPDENWASHLVQMVGEALNDPDEFKKRHRNWLDERPCTPVELAREALIVSLGGGMWGMEAYLALCDHSEGAIDVSDRLRHVSRNWKVSLDLDPTSLGFTQPDQLDGDTYLREVAGKCRGVGLTLFRLWRGDSYELGFVRTDRCGLLLADAASAGFTYEADRMFEIVEPH, encoded by the coding sequence TTGTCCGAGCATTCCCGCCCGCAGCCGTCACCGCTGCCCTGTTCCGCTGAGTACGCGCTGATTTCCACAGCTGTGCTGCTCGCCCCGGACGAGAACTGGGCGTCACACCTTGTTCAGATGGTCGGTGAGGCACTCAACGACCCTGACGAGTTCAAAAAGCGGCATCGCAACTGGCTTGACGAACGTCCGTGCACCCCTGTCGAACTCGCACGGGAAGCGCTCATCGTCTCCCTAGGGGGAGGCATGTGGGGCATGGAGGCATACCTGGCCCTGTGTGATCACAGCGAAGGTGCCATCGACGTCTCCGACCGGTTGCGTCACGTGTCCCGCAACTGGAAGGTGTCGTTGGACCTGGATCCCACGAGCCTCGGATTCACTCAGCCCGACCAGCTTGACGGTGATACCTACCTTCGCGAAGTGGCCGGGAAATGTCGCGGGGTGGGTCTGACCTTGTTTCGCTTGTGGCGGGGTGACAGTTACGAATTGGGCTTCGTGCGAACGGACCGTTGCGGTCTGCTGCTAGCCGACGCGGCCTCCGCCGGCTTCACTTACGAGGCGGACCGGATGTTCGAGATCGTAGAACCCCACTGA
- a CDS encoding alpha/beta fold hydrolase, producing the protein MAITTTGEFMEGLAGDSGSERWDGRTTFVLVHGAHGNAAAWSSLLQELALLGHRALAVDLPGHGIDACFPLSYQSPQDLAVFNAQSSPLAAVTLEDNVAHVESMVRRVAKFGPVVLAGTSGGGATISGVGNTVPGLLSHMVYISAWCCVELPSVAAYLATLGHHDVAESMVNWRAADPQLLEVLKAGLMADATDEQFRVCLNTLEPADSAQVLAADSRVDAATWGRIPRTYIRLAQDRAIPIDLQDKMIAEADALTPDIASTSSRSIPAIWEYDCTATKSPISSTALSHRTRTDQGCLSRPAAVRVSHRLAIETSPPSSPPERKRLELAMCVRSASSDGHRQ; encoded by the coding sequence GTGGCGATTACGACGACAGGGGAGTTCATGGAGGGCTTGGCTGGTGATAGCGGTAGTGAACGTTGGGATGGCCGAACGACGTTCGTCCTCGTGCACGGAGCGCATGGCAATGCCGCAGCGTGGTCATCACTGCTGCAAGAGCTTGCATTGCTCGGGCACCGTGCGCTCGCGGTGGATCTGCCAGGCCACGGGATCGACGCGTGTTTCCCGCTGTCGTACCAATCACCGCAAGACTTGGCGGTGTTCAATGCACAATCCTCACCACTGGCCGCGGTAACGCTGGAAGACAACGTCGCACACGTCGAGTCCATGGTTCGCCGGGTCGCGAAGTTCGGGCCGGTCGTGCTTGCCGGGACCAGCGGAGGTGGCGCGACCATCAGCGGCGTCGGCAACACAGTGCCCGGTCTCCTATCTCACATGGTCTATATCTCGGCTTGGTGTTGCGTCGAACTACCAAGCGTGGCAGCATATCTGGCTACTCTCGGCCATCACGATGTCGCCGAATCAATGGTCAACTGGCGCGCGGCCGACCCGCAGTTGCTGGAGGTACTCAAGGCGGGACTGATGGCTGATGCCACCGATGAGCAGTTCCGTGTTTGCTTGAATACGTTGGAACCGGCCGACTCCGCTCAGGTGCTTGCCGCCGATTCCCGCGTGGACGCGGCGACGTGGGGTCGGATTCCGCGAACCTATATCCGGCTTGCGCAGGATCGGGCCATCCCTATCGACTTGCAGGACAAGATGATCGCCGAGGCCGATGCACTCACTCCTGACATCGCTTCGACGTCCTCACGGTCGATACCAGCCATATGGGAATACGACTGCACAGCAACGAAATCGCCGATATCTTCGACCGCCTTGTCGCATCGGACACGCACTGACCAGGGTTGTCTCAGCCGCCCAGCAGCTGTACGTGTGTCGCATCGGCTAGCCATCGAAACATCACCGCCGTCGTCGCCTCCAGAGCGCAAACGCCTTGAACTCGCCATGTGTGTGCGTTCGGCCAGTTCGGATGGCCACCGCCAGTGA